A genomic region of Zygotorulaspora mrakii chromosome 7, complete sequence contains the following coding sequences:
- a CDS encoding sugar porter family MFS transporter, translating to MGILQYLFEADDDIRGSKARAIFVGMFVAFGGILFGYDTGTISGVLTMDYVKQTFTSTGGFTASETSLITSILSAGTFVGAISAPLASDTLGRRYGLFISCIIFCVGVILQTAATTQTLLIVGRVIAGLGVGVLSSIVPLYQSEAAPKWIRGAVVSCYQWAITLGLLLASCVNEGTQRRNDSGSYRIPIALQLLWAIILFVGMAFLPDTPRFYVKKGKHEAARASLSKLRGLRPDDKYIEEELEEIIANYEYERSFGDTSILDCFKPANHQLKRIMTGIAIQGLQQLTGINFIFYYGVQFFKTSGISNPFIIQLIMNIVNVVFTVPGIALVEIAGRRNLLLWGAIGMCVSEFLVAIIGTAIPDSHAANKTLIAFSCTFIASFAATWGPLAWVVVGEIYPLRVRGKSVAICAGSNWLFNFVIAFITPYLVDEDRANLRSKVFFIWGGCTFLCIIFVYFFVYETKGLTLEEIDELYDTVNDARKSRGFVPTNRYLNLAPIPVEKESSNENNSLEPGVDKATVEFVEKV from the coding sequence ATGGGTATTCTACAGTACTTGTTTGAGGCTGATGACGACATCCGAGGCTCAAAAGCGCGCGCAATATTTGTCGGTATGTTCGTGGCCTTTGGTGGTATTCTGTTCGGTTACGATACAGGCACCATCTCGGGTGTGTTGACCATGGATTATGTGAAACAAACGTTCACTTCCACCGGAGGATTCACTGCAAGTGAAACCTCATTGATCACTTCTATTCTTTCTGCCGGTACTTTTGTTGGTGCGATCTCTGCTCCGTTGGCTTCAGACACCTTGGGTAGGAGGTATGGTTTATTCATTTCTTGTATTATCTTTTGTGTGGGTGTCATTCTTCAAACTGCTGCAACAACCCAGACTCTGTTAATTGTAGGCAGAGTGATTGCGGGACTTGGTGTTGGTGTACTATCCTCCATTGTTCCTTTGTATCAATCGGAAGCAGCGCCAAAATGGATCAGAGGTGCGGTGGTCTCCTGTTATCAGTGGGCTATAACACTTGGTCTACTTTTAGCATCTTGCGTGAATGAGGGTACACAGAGAAGAAATGACAGTGGATCGTATAGAATTCCAATTGCTTTGCAATTATTATGGGCCATTATTTTATTCGTCGGTATGGCCTTTTTGCCTGACACTCCAAGATTCTACGTCAAAAAAGGCAAACATGAGGCCGCTCGTGCTTCCTTAAGTAAGTTAAGAGGCTTACGACCAGATgataaatatattgaagaagaattggaagaaataataGCTAATTATGAGTATGAAAGATCATTTGGTGATACCTCTATTCTAGACTGCTTTAAACCAGCGaatcatcaattgaaacGGATTATGACAGGCATTGCAATTCAAGGTTTACAACAATTAACTGGTATtaacttcattttctattatggtgttcaatttttcaaaacttcaGGTATCAGTAATCCATTTATTATTCAACTTATTATGAATATTGTTAATGTCGTTTTTACAGTTCCTGGTATAGCATTGGTGGAAATTGCTGGTAGAAGGAATTTATTACTATGGGGTGCTATTGGTATGTGCGTAAGTGAATTTTTAGTTGCTATTATTGGTACTGCAATTCCTGATAGCCATGCTGCTAATAAAACGCTGATTGCTTTCTCATGTACTTTTATTGCATCATTTGCTGCAACCTGGGGTCCATTGGCTTGGGTTGTTGTTGGTGAAATTTATCCATTAAGGGTAAGAGGTAAATCCGTTGCAATTTGCGCGGGCTCCAATTGgttattcaattttgttaTTGCTTTCATTACACCCTATTTAGTGGATGAAGATAGAGCAAATTTGAGatcaaaagttttcttcatttgGGGTGGTTGTACTTTCCTTTGTATTATATTCGTTTACTTCTTCGTTTATGAGACAAAGGGTCTTactttggaagaaattgatgaattatACGATACCGTTAATGATGCTCGTAAATCGAGAGGATTTGTACCAACTAATAGATACTTGAATTTGGCACCAATTccagttgaaaaagagtcatcaaatgaaaacaacTCCCTGGAACCTGGTGTCGACAAAGCAACGGTCGagtttgttgaaaaagtcTAA
- a CDS encoding aspartate aminotransferase family protein, with amino-acid sequence MEPIEYSSEVKDLLKFDREHLWHPYANISDPITVYPVASANGCKITLDSTTPAENTVVEAMSSWWCVIHGYNNPELNRAMFDQIGEVSHVMFGGLTHRPAIDLGQKIIKILDHTKLQKVFLADSGSAAVEVAMKMALQYEFSISNGESNKSKFLTIRNGFHGDTFGAMSVSDPVNCKHSIYKNNVAKNIFVKAPTVITTLPTSDICLENPDLFAETTKWNEGDFSEFKQAIEQEGDQICAVILEPLLQGAGGIRLYHPQFLIEARKICNEYEIPFIMDEVATGFGRTGEIFAFKHCEKYQKLLGVSAANMVDVFPDIICIGKGLTGGYMTLSAVVTTPEIATGLSSPNGPTGGYFMHGPTFMGNPLACSVADKSLEILLRGEWKTQVSNIEHQLFKELYVDITKDEELMAHIVDNVRVCGAVGVVQLKDTIDIPWFQQQFIARNVYIRPFRNLCYIMPPFVISKKELEQVTNAIKEVLKLCLSRKIEDVKI; translated from the coding sequence atgGAGCCCATTGAATATTCCTCAGAAGTGAAGGATTTACTTAAGTTTGACAGAGAGCATTTATGGCACCCATATGCTAATATCAGTGACCCGATTACAGTGTACCCAGTGGCGTCAGCAAACGGATGCAAAATCACGCTCGACTCCACTACCCCAGCTGAAAATACTGTTGTGGAGGCGATGTCTTCTTGGTGGTGTGTGATTCATGGATATAACAATCCGGAGTTGAATCGCGCTATGTTCGATCAGATCGGCGAAGTATCACATGTTATGTTTGGAGGACTAACACACAGACCTGCAATTGACCTGGGCcaaaaaattataaaaatcCTTGATCACACAAAACTTCAAAAGGTTTTCTTAGCTGATTCTGGTTCTGCTGCAGTGGAAGTCGCAATGAAAATGGCCCTACAATATGAGTTTAGTATTTCGAATGGAGAGTCGAATAAGagcaaatttttgacaattAGAAACGGCTTTCACGGCGATACTTTTGGTGCTATGAGTGTTTCTGATCCAGTAAATTGCAAGCACTCCATATACAAAAATAATGTTGctaaaaatatttttgtaaagGCACCCACTGTGATTACCACCCTTCCAACCTCTGATATATGTCTAGAGAATCCGGACTTATTCGCGGAAACTACAAAATGGAATGAGGGAGACTTTTCTGAATTCAAGCAGGCGATAGAGCAAGAAGGGGACCAAATTTGTGCCGTTATCTTGGAGCCTTTGCTTCAGGGCGCAGGTGGTATCAGATTGTATCATCCCCAGTTTCTGATTGaggcaagaaaaatatgtaaTGAATACGAAATACCTTTCATTATGGATGAAGTCGCGACGGGGTTTGGTCGCACCGGCGAGATATTCGCATTTAAACATTGcgaaaaatatcaaaaacttTTAGGCGTTTCTGCTGCAAATATGGTAGAtgtttttccagatattatCTGCATAGGTAAGGGATTGACCGGTGGATATATGACACTTAGCGCTGTTGTAACGACTCCAGAAATCGCCACGGGATTATCCTCACCAAATGGACCCACTGGGGGCTATTTCATGCACGGCCCAACTTTTATGGGAAATCCTTTGGCTTGTAGTGTAGCAGACAAATCCCTCGAAATTTTATTGAGGGGAGAATGGAAAACCCAGGTTAGCAATATCGAACACCAGCTCTTTAAAGAGCTATATGTTGATATTACAAAGGATGAAGAGCTTATGGCCCATATTGTGGACAATGTGAGGGTTTGCGGCGCAGTTGGGGTAGTGCAGTTGAAAGATACCATCGACATCCCTTGGTTTCAGCAGCAATTTATTGCACGGAATGTTTATATCAGACCTTTTAGAAACCTGTGTTATATTATGCCTCCTTTCgtgatttcaaagaaagagctTGAACAGGTTACCAATGCAATCAAAGAGGTACTTAAACTTTGTTTAAGTCGCAAGATTGAGGAtgtcaaaatttga
- the CDC8 gene encoding bifunctional thymidylate/uridylate kinase (similar to Saccharomyces cerevisiae CDC8 (YJR057W); ancestral locus Anc_1.504) gives MTRGKLILIEGLDRTGKTTQCTILVQRLKPNAELRKFPDRTTQIGKLIDEYLTEEKSQLPDQAIHLLFSANRWEVAEKIKESLSKGEHVVMDRYVYSGIAYSAAKETKNMNLEWCLQPDKGLLKPDLTIFLTNEDHRDLEVRDGFGSERYEKSDFQMKVKEKFFETFEYLNSYTHDIKDDLKVIDVTNKSIEEVSQRIWDVAKNIIDEEGNREFSYF, from the coding sequence ATGACTAGGGGAAAGCTGATATTAATTGAGGGTCTGGATCGAACTGGTAAGACTACACAATGCACAATACTCGTCCAAAGACTGAAACCAAATGCCGAGTTGCGCAAGTTTCCGGATCGAACAACGCAAATTGGTAAACTAATTGACGAATACTTgacagaagaaaagagtcAACTGCCAGATCAGGCCATTCaccttcttttctctgCAAATAGATGGGAAGTAGCTGAGAAGATCAAAGAATCGTTGAGTAAAGGGGAACATGTTGTGATGGACCGATATGTCTACTCTGGAATTGCGTATTCAGCTGCGAAGGAAACTAAGAATATGAATCTTGAATGGTGCCTACAACCAGATAAGGGGCTTTTGAAACCTGACTTAACAATCTTTCTCACAAATGAAGATCATAGAGATCTTGAGGTCAGGGATGGGTTTGGTTCTGAGAGATACGAAAAATCAGACTTTcaaatgaaagtgaaagaaaagttcttcgaaacttttgaatatttaaACAGTTATACTCATGATATCAAAGACGACCTTAAAGTGATCGATGTCACAAACAAATCCATCGAAGAAGTTTCGCAACGCATCTGGGATGTAGCGAAAAAcattattgatgaagaaggtaACAGAGAGTTTTCGTACTTTTGA
- the APS2 gene encoding Aps2p (similar to Saccharomyces cerevisiae APS2 (YJR058C); ancestral locus Anc_1.505), with product MAIQFILCFNKQGVVRLVRWFDICQVDSQKPQDMIVQIYRLISSRDHKHQSNFVEFSDSTKLVYKRYAGLYFVMGIDLQDEEPIYLSHIHLFVEVLDAFFGNVCELDIVFSFYRAYMVMDEMFIGGEVQEISKEVLLERLSILDRLN from the coding sequence ATGGCCATTCAGTTTATCTTATGTTTCAATAAACAAGGAGTTGTTCGTTTGGTCAGATGGTTCGACATATGTCAGGTCGATTCGCAGAAGCCGCAAGATATGATTGTACAAATATATAGGCTTATATCGTCAAGAGATCATAAACACCAAAGTAACTTTGTGGAGTTTTCAGACTCTACAAAGCTAGTCTATAAGAGATACGCGGGCCTTTATTTTGTAATGGGAATAGATTTACAAGATGAGGAACCGATTTACCTTTCGCATATCCATTTATTTGTAGAGGTACTTGATGCATTTTTCGGTAATGTTTGTGAATTAGATATTGTTTTCAGCTTTTACAGAGCATATATGGTTATGGATGAAATGTTTATAGGAGGTGAAGTTCAGGAAATTTCTAAGGAGGTTCTTCTTGAGAGACTAAGTATCTTAGATAGGTTAAATTAG
- the PEX1 gene encoding AAA family ATPase peroxin 1 (similar to Saccharomyces cerevisiae PEX1 (YKL197C); ancestral locus Anc_1.506) — protein MTKETEEQLFFHHIRVNLSNDVNDNFVSLPGSVVQTLEATGIPIQEFGISILLNGEEKLHVGWNGYDSQGYLNGQSTIDINPILAKEANLTSGVQVSLAIKRLDQRHIAQEVFVEPLTSDDWEIIESHATFFQDEILHQTRIVTLSEALICYVDNVVSRFVIKKIVPHHLKSARIDRGSLVVVAPRENLKRAQKNHMNTERRRSMANRETNPINWHVKRSLYPRETNKITGLRILLNSEEIHSRYACLSILQNSIEFKKSAKQEKPAKNLQKLIVEVQSGEVPRDHIDMAPLVWSALSFEPGNGTRINVDFIMDESSFATGKAIKVTLRPVLNEQEYSKKIEQHLVDDKYKANDRPPSNISDLMRSFDNTVLTNKTIFHNEKVLLEIIDDNSGKYLPSARFDWMSTDWRYLAHDFVKGPALTSFHASDECTNIGRLLDSKILEGNDITEKVSAFSAIPSTPSNCVLIEGGPGMGKTTILEELSKVLTLEQKKYVKYVDCDTLLESSNLGKMKQLLQEWCSICYWRHPSVLLLDNAESLFPSVKSEDPQQQAIMQRGGASSTRLALHLINTVQGIFGKNSAAVKVIMTTENKSSLNNALFDKHFVCEIFKRKSPDVEERSRFIEFFFKNDYNRMSIDGDLGYRDIALETEGYSPLDLKILIEKLFYEGFLRPNHTVSQPKINREAFLTIIKSFTPSALRGVKLTKSTGVSWKDIGALKGPKRLLLETLEWPTKYAPIFQNSPLQLRSGILLYGYPGCGKTLLASAVAQQCGLNFITVKGPEVLNKYIGASEQNIRDLFERAQSVKPCILFFDEFDSIAPKRGHDSTGVTDRIVNQLLTQMDGVEGLDGVYVLAATSRPDLIDPALLRPGRIDRCVLCNIPDENDRYEILKAVTISGKMNVDQNTDLRTVAKKTQGYSGADIQGLCYNAYLKSIHRHTSADQNLHDEQNKQKFKPEHRYKSLSRIDYTIVNEGPSGLSDDEKLRIISHCIDGDPHQSQAPFECEQTVPDNGDLPVTIIVTTEDLLEACKETKPSITTSEFYKLQLIYSTFQDDRDGNMPTAENANDVGTRASLM, from the coding sequence ATGACGAAGGAGACTGAGGAGCAGTTATTCTTTCACCATATCAGAGTTAACCTATCCAATGATGTTAATGATAACTTTGTCAGTTTACCAGGGTCAGTTGTGCAGACATTGGAAGCCACAGGGATACCCATTCAGGAATTTGGAATTTCCATACTACTCAAcggtgaagaaaaattacaCGTGGGTTGGAACGGCTACGATTCACAAGGATATCTCAATGGACAGTCCACGATTGATATCAATCCTATCCTAGCAAAAGAGGCAAATCTAACAAGCGGAGTTCAGGTTAGTTTGGCAATAAAACGATTGGATCAGCGGCATATAGCCCAGGAAGTTTTCGTAGAACCTTTGACAAGCGATGATTGGGAAATAATTGAGAGCCATGCAACGTTTTTTCAAGACGAAATTTTACATCAAACAAGGATAGTTACACTAAGTGAAGCTTTGATATGTTACGTGGATAATGTTGTATCAAGATTtgtaataaaaaaaatagttCCACACCATTTAAAGTCAGCTAGAATCGATAGAGGATCTTTGGTTGTGGTTGCTCCCAGAGAGAACCTGAAAAGAGCCCAAAAGAATCACATGAATACAGAACGAAGGCGTAGTATGGCAAACAGAGAGACCAATCCAATAAACTGGCATGTAAAAAGGTCGCTATACCCCCGTGAAACGAATAAAATAACAGGCCTGAGGATTTTACTGAATTCCGAAGAAATACACTCAAGATATGCATGCTTATccattttacaaaattcaattgagtTCAAGAAGTCTGCGAAGCAGGAAAAACCTGctaaaaatttgcaaaaattaatAGTAGAGGTCCAATCGGGAGAAGTCCCCCGAGATCATATTGATATGGCCCCATTAGTCTGGAGTGCTCTATCTTTTGAACCTGGAAATGGCACTAGAATTAATGTTGATTTCATCATGGATGaatcttcttttgcaacTGGTAAAGCTATAAAAGTCACTCTGCGACCTGTGCTAAACGAACAAGAATAttcgaaaaaaattgagCAGCATTTAGTTGATGATAAATATAAAGCTAACGATCGCCCTCCTAGTAATATTTCAGACTTGATGCGATCGTTTGACAATACTGTCCTAACcaacaaaacaatttttcacAATGAAAAGGTGCTGCTAGAAATCATAGACGATAATAGCGGTAAGTACTTACCCTCAGCTAGGTTTGATTGGATGTCTACTGATTGGAGGTACTTGGCACACGATTTTGTGAAAGGTCCAGCGTTGACTTCTTTTCACGCATCTGATGAGTGCACAAACATCGGAAGACTGCTGGattcgaaaattttggagGGAAATGACATAACTGAAAAAGTTTCTGCGTTTTCAGCAATTCCATCAACACCATCGAATTGTGTACTTATCGAGGGTGGTCCTGGAATGGGAAAAACAACTATTTTGGAAGAACTTTCAAAGGTGCTTACTCTCgaacaaaaaaagtatGTAAAATATGTGGATTGTGATACCTTGTTGGAAAGCTCTAATCTGGGTAAAATGAAACAACTTTTACAAGAGTGGTGTTCTATATGTTATTGGCGTCACCCATCGGTTCTTTTGCTCGACAATGCTGAGAGCTTATTTCCTAGTGTAAAGTCAGAGGATCCTCAGCAGCAAGCTATTATGCAAAGAGGTGGAGCTAGTTCCACAAGACTTGCTCTACATCTGATCAATACAGTCCAAGGAATCTTCGGGAAGAACTCGGCTGCCGTTAAGGTTATAATGACGACTGAGAATAAAAGCTCACTTAACAATGCATTATTTGATAAGCACTTTGTGTGTGAGATATTCAAACGTAAATCACCGGATGTCGAAGAAAGGTCAAGATTTAtagagttttttttcaaaaatgattacAATCGCATGTCTATAGATGGAGATCTGGGCTACAGAGATATTGCGCTTGAAACAGAAGGTTATTCACCGctagatttgaaaattttaataGAAAAGCTTTTCTATGAGGGGTTTTTGAGGCCAAATCACACAGTCTCACaaccaaaaataaatagGGAAGCGTTTCTTACCATTATAAAGAGCTTTACACCATCTGCGTTACGGGGCGTTAAACTCACCAAAAGCACAGGAGTATCATGGAAAGACATTGGTGCATTAAAGGGTCCCAAGAGACTTCTTCTGGAAACATTAGAATGGCCAACAAAATATGCTcccattttccaaaattctCCACTTCAATTAAGGTCGGGAATACTGCTATATGGATACCCTGGGTGCGGTAAAACACTTCTAGCTAGTGCAGTAGCACAACAGTGTGGATTGAACTTCATCACTGTGAAAGGCCCGGAAGTTTTAAATAAATACATTGGTGCCAGTGAACAAAATATACGAGATCTATTCGAACGTGCTCAGTCGGTGAAACCAtgtattttattctttgacGAATTTGATTCCATTGCTCCCAAAAGAGGCCATGATTCTACAGGTGTTACAGATCGTATTGTAAACCAACTACTGACTCAAATGGATGGTGTAGAAGGCCTAGATGGCGTATACGTATTGGCTGCTACCAGTAGACCTGATCTAATTGACCCTGCTCTCTTGAGGCCAGGAAGAATTGATAGATGCGTGCTATGCAACATTCCAGATGAAAACGACCGGTATGAAATCCTAAAAGCTGTAACTATTAGCGGTAAAATGAATGTTGACCAGAATACAGATCTCAGAACGGttgcaaagaaaacacAAGGTTACTCAGGAGCCGATATCCAAGGACTGTGCTATAACGCCTACCTGAAATCGATTCATAGACACACATCGGCTGACCAAAACCTGCATGACGAACAGAATAAGCAGAAATTTAAGCCGGAGCATCGTTACAAAAGCCTTAGCAGAATCGATTATACCATTGTAAACGAAGGCCCATCCGGTTTGTCTGATGACGAAAAGCTTCGAATCATCTCGCATTGCATAGACGGTGATCCCCATCAGAGCCAGGCACCTTTTGAATGCGAGCAAACTGTTCCAGATAATGGAGATTTGCCTGTCACCATAATAGTGACAACGGAGGACCTACTTGAAGCTTGCAAGGAAACAAAACCAAGTATAACAACCAGTGAATTCTATAAATTGCAATTGATATACAGCACGTTCCAAGACGATAGAGACGGCAATATGCCAACTGCAGAAAATGCCAACGACGTAGGAACAAGAGCCTCATTGATGTGA
- a CDS encoding uncharacterized protein (similar to Saccharomyces cerevisiae PTK2 (YJR059W) and PTK1 (YKL198C); ancestral locus Anc_1.507) produces MGKESQSTSHDQPLHHVGSMTALKMLGKKILSSKNHDSAHHGNNLEAGHPVQGMRKIRGHGTHHNSTSRPKSTSPNNRKRSSSLFQKNMSSANVPALTSARSSASIHNMVAHNNNPFAPQQGMDMISSGKGVAAARKNGSGPTNHSISKKPSGNFANNHHFLNNENIIYNPYGINGNVVPSRSGSAYAGNNANANGDISFYMHDGNSKIRLLPLPIADPNDYLPDDIKQASIHMTDNFVFDSDNLTLGTGGSSEVRKIRSAYRQKDVYALKKLNMIYDENAEKFYKRCSKEFIIAKRLSHHINVCNTYYLVKVPTTTYTTRGWGFVMEICVKDLFQLMERSGWKSVPLDEKFCIFKQIAEAIKFCHEEGVAHRDLKPENVLISKDGICKLTDFGISDWYHIEPQNFNSPVKRCEGMIGSPPYTPPEVMLFDAKKNYPESIQKPYNPLKMDSYALGLILIALVNNILPFFESCNTDPRYRDFEISYENFINHQCPHFRDKNYHKGGPGSEYSLARNFKSTEASRVAWRLSDPNPDTRYSIEELYNDPWFQSIEVCVNNDDDHAIKAPEIRKSSSDIAMNSNVNSNSNSNSDFFHSDQDSGSRERLESPQHTSNPFLTAKIKPKPKPRSMVDIAQSPINKSEVASKVPSKVVEDEEDEGAGVEGTEDKEETKEEDAKREGATDEEQKESVRAEEAKESAVAPDKKAPDTKEPQETDNRNVLAAFPGINKTESGHESKFEAKGTSESAGLSTPTRKMSELSLVSPTPLQLQNVKGRTSAGSMKSLNGISSARKKKKHPIHSHLDIPGSVTSSSGTATYRDRTK; encoded by the coding sequence ATGGGGAAGGAATCACAGTCAACCTCCCACGATCAACCCCTTCATCATGTTGGTTCAATGACAGCACTAAAGATGTTGGGCAAAAAAATACTAAGCTCAAAGAATCACGATTCAGCACATCATGGGAATAACTTGGAAGCAGGCCACCCCGTGCAAGGAATGAGGAAAATTCGAGGTCACGGTACTCACCATAATTCTACTTCCAGGCCCAAAAGTACTTCTCCCAATAATCGGAAAAGGTCGTCGTCTCTGTTCCAGAAGAATATGTCTAGTGCTAACGTGCCTGCTTTAACATCGGCAAGGTCTTCTGCATCGATACACAATATGGTAGCTCACAACAACAATCCGTTCGCTCCTCAACAAGGAATGGATATGATCAGTTCAGGTAAGGGTGTCGCTGCAGCAAGGAAAAATGGCAGCGGTCCCACGAATCATTCCATCAGTAAAAAACCATCGGGAAATTTTGCCAATAATCACCATTTTCTAAACAATGAGAACATTATTTATAATCCTTATGGTATAAATGGTAACGTTGTACCCTCAAGATCTGGTAGTGCATATGCTGGGAATAATGCTAACGCCAATGGCGATATCAGTTTTTACATGCATGACggaaattcaaaaattcgCCTTTTACCACTACCAATTGCGGATCCAAATGATTACTTGCCGGACGACATCAAGCAAGCGAGTATACATATGACAgataattttgtttttgacaGTGATAATCTTACGTTGGGCACTGGTGGGTCAAGTGAAGTTAGAAAAATTAGAAGTGCTTATAGACAAAAGGACGTTTatgcattgaaaaaactcaATATGATTTACGATGAAAATGCAGAGAAATTCTATAAGAGATGCTCAAAGGAATTTATCATTGCCAAACGCTTGAGCCATCACATCAACGTTTGTAACACGTATTATTTGGTTAAGGTTCCAACAACTACGTATACCACGAGAGGGTGGGGCTTCGTGATGGAAATTTGTGTAAAAgatttgtttcaattgatgGAAAGATCAGGATGGAAATCTGTTCCTTTAGATGAgaaattttgcattttcaagCAGATTGCCGAAGCGATTAAATTCTGTCATGAAGAGGGTGTCGCACATAGGGATTTGAAACCGGAGAATGTCCTGATCTCGAAAGATGGTATATGCAAATTGACCGATTTTGGTATATCGGACTGGTACCACATAGAGCCacaaaatttcaacagtcCCGTGAAACGATGTGAAGGTATGATTGGATCACCACCATACACACCACCAGAGGTGATGCTTTTTGATGCTAAGAAAAATTATCCGGAGAGTATTCAAAAGCCGTACAATCCCTTAAAGATGGATAGTTATGCATTGGGATTAATCCTGATAGCATTGGTGAATAATATTTTACCGTTTTTTGAGTCATGCAATACAGATCCCAGATATAGAGATTTCGAAATATCGTACGAAAATTTCataaatcatcaatgtccTCACTTCAGAGACAAAAATTACCATAAAGGTGGGCCAGGATCGGAATATAGTTTGGctagaaatttcaaaagtacTGAAGCATCTCGTGTTGCATGGAGGCTTTCGGATCCAAATCCAGATACCCGCTATTCTATTGAAGAGCTTTATAATGATCCCTGGTTTCAGTCAATAGAAGTATGCGTGAATAATGATGACGACCATGCTATTAAAGCACCAGAGATTAGGAAAAGCTCATCAGATATAGCAATGAACTCAAACGTGAATTCCAATTCGAATTCCaattcagatttttttcatagtGATCAGGATTCAGGTTCTAGAGAACGGCTGGAGTCTCCACAACATACATCAAATCCATTCTTGACTGCGAAGATAAAGCCTAAACCAAAGCCTAGGTCGATGGTTGATATTGCACAATCACCAATCAATAAGAGCGAGGTTGCTTCAAAAGTACCATCCAAGGTCgttgaagatgaagaagatgaaggaGCTGGAGTCGAAGGAACAGAAGACAAGGAAGAAACAAAGGAAGAGGATGCAAAACGGGAAGGGGCAACGGACGAGgaacaaaaagaaagtgTTAGAGCAGAAGAAGCCAAAGAATCTGCTGTTGCCCCAGATAAAAAAGCACCAGACACGAAAGAACCACAAGAAACAGATAATAGAAACGTCTTAGCTGCTTTTCCAGGTATTAACAAAACGGAAAGTGGACATGAATCGAAATTTGAGGCCAAAGGAACCTCTGAAAGTGCCGGTTTAAGCACGCCAACGAGAAAAATGAGCGAGCTTTCTCTAGTATCTCCCACTCCACTGCAATTACAGAATGTCAAGGGTCGCACATCTGCGGGCTCCATGAAAAGTCTAAACGGTATTAGCAGTGCcaggaagaagaagaagcatCCAATCCACAGCCATCTCGACATACCGGGTAGTGTGACATCTTCCAGCGGTACGGCAACGTATAGAGATCGTACTAAGTAA